In the Micromonospora narathiwatensis genome, one interval contains:
- a CDS encoding c-type cytochrome, whose translation MTLTRTLRALGAALVGLPIVAVPGCASTAPPPPPPQSHAGRPDRGAQLIAQYGCGSCHTIPGVNRANGLVGPPLTQFGARSYIAGELPNNADNLRRWITDPQAVQPGTAMPNLGVSAIDAQDIVAYLYTAG comes from the coding sequence ATGACGCTGACCCGTACCCTCCGGGCGCTCGGCGCGGCCCTCGTCGGCCTGCCGATCGTCGCCGTCCCCGGCTGCGCCTCGACGGCCCCGCCCCCGCCGCCACCGCAGTCACACGCCGGGCGGCCCGACCGGGGCGCGCAGCTGATCGCCCAGTACGGCTGCGGGTCCTGTCACACCATCCCGGGCGTCAACCGCGCCAACGGGCTGGTGGGTCCGCCGCTGACCCAGTTCGGCGCCCGCTCCTACATCGCCGGTGAGCTGCCCAACAACGCCGACAACCTGCGCCGCTGGATCACCGATCCGCAGGCGGTCCAGCCCGGCACCGCCATGCCCAACCTGGGCGTCAGCGCGATCGACGCGCAGGACATCGTCGCCTACCTCTACACCGCGGGCTGA
- a CDS encoding QcrA and Rieske domain-containing protein has protein sequence MSARHPPAAERAAGRRIVTAFLVSAAGAVGFAVAYGLNAGPRWEGVCLAVALAGLAVGLAQWGRHLVPVGGYVEEHEGFTPPPDEQAMTAAVLSAPDSPVRRRGLLAALGLAVTALGVAVLFPLRSLLPWNRRRPAQALSSTPWGPGVRLVDEQGRPLRPEDVPADTLVGVFPEGSVDSGDGPAFAVRLEPERFTRPPSGGHLGGLVVWSLLCTHAGCPVRLYLKGTGRLLCPCHQSSFDLLADARPVAGPAARPLPGLPIEVGPDGFLRATGDFTGPPGAGFWRRP, from the coding sequence GTGAGCGCCCGGCATCCCCCGGCGGCCGAACGGGCGGCCGGCCGCCGCATCGTCACCGCCTTCCTGGTCAGCGCGGCCGGGGCGGTCGGCTTCGCCGTGGCGTACGGGCTCAACGCCGGCCCCCGGTGGGAGGGCGTCTGCCTGGCGGTGGCCCTCGCCGGGCTGGCCGTGGGACTCGCGCAGTGGGGGCGGCACCTCGTCCCGGTCGGCGGGTACGTCGAGGAGCACGAGGGCTTCACCCCGCCGCCGGACGAGCAGGCGATGACGGCGGCGGTGCTGTCCGCGCCGGACAGCCCGGTCCGGCGGCGCGGCCTGCTGGCGGCCCTCGGGCTGGCGGTGACCGCGCTCGGCGTCGCCGTCCTGTTCCCGCTGCGCTCGCTGCTGCCCTGGAACCGTCGGCGCCCGGCACAGGCGTTGTCGAGCACCCCGTGGGGCCCGGGGGTCCGGCTCGTCGACGAGCAGGGCCGGCCGCTGCGGCCCGAGGACGTGCCGGCCGACACGCTGGTCGGGGTGTTCCCGGAGGGCTCCGTCGACTCCGGGGACGGCCCCGCCTTCGCGGTCCGGCTGGAACCGGAACGCTTCACCCGGCCGCCCTCCGGCGGCCACCTCGGCGGCCTGGTCGTCTGGTCGCTGCTGTGCACCCATGCCGGCTGCCCGGTCCGGCTCTATCTCAAGGGCACCGGACGGCTGCTCTGCCCCTGCCACCAGTCCTCGTTCGACCTGCTGGCCGACGCGCGCCCGGTGGCCGGCCCGGCCGCCCGGCCGCTGCCGGGCCTGCCGATCGAGGTCGGCCCGGACGGGTTCCTGCGCGCCACCGGTGACTTCACCGGTCCGCCCGGCGCCGGCTTCTGGAGGCGGCCGTGA
- the qcrB gene encoding cytochrome bc1 complex cytochrome b subunit, whose translation MITDRLARALDDRLRLSPITRRALAKVFPDHWAFMLGELALYSFVALILTGIYLTFFFDASSADRVYHGEYAPLDGATTSAAYASTVRLSWDVRAGLLIRQTHHWAALLFVAAILLHLMRIFFTGAFRKPRELNWLIGVTMLALALANGFTGYSLPDDLLSGLGLRILVSVVESIPLVGTWLVALGLGGEFPSDSLIPRLFITHVLLVPAILVALVSLHLGILVRQKHSQFPGPGRTEHNVVGSRLWPSYTLRTLALFAWVLAVLFALGGLVQINPVWLYGPFEPAQSTSPAQPDWYIAWGDGALRLFPPWEFRIAGYLVPGPFFPGVVLGAVTFLALYAWPFVERLRIRDRRAHQLLDRPRDHPVRLGVGVAALTFYVVLVVAGGDDILARLLRVPVYDLLGLFRVLALVLPVVTGLVAYLIARALRRGDAASLGELTRADLRRAAGRAPAPRADEGGVEIPAPDRPGERVELWPDGGLWRWRYRDEAGQVALAGSRAVRSEAEAVEASRLAYPGVDRVVVPGPPPPPPPGRVRTALRRWGRVAAAGSLLVGLLVDRRRRRGQRGGDRARPRDPAE comes from the coding sequence GTGATCACCGACCGGCTGGCCCGGGCGCTGGACGACCGGCTGCGGCTCTCCCCGATCACCCGGCGCGCGCTGGCGAAGGTCTTCCCCGACCACTGGGCGTTCATGCTGGGCGAACTCGCGCTCTATTCGTTCGTCGCGCTGATCCTGACCGGCATCTACCTGACCTTCTTCTTCGACGCCAGCTCCGCCGACCGCGTCTACCACGGCGAGTACGCGCCGCTGGACGGCGCCACCACCTCCGCCGCGTACGCCTCGACGGTCCGGCTGAGCTGGGACGTACGGGCCGGCCTGCTGATCCGGCAGACCCACCACTGGGCGGCGCTGCTCTTCGTCGCGGCGATCCTGCTGCACCTGATGCGGATCTTCTTCACCGGGGCGTTCCGGAAACCGCGCGAACTGAACTGGCTGATCGGCGTCACCATGCTCGCCCTCGCCCTGGCCAACGGCTTCACCGGCTACTCCCTGCCCGACGACCTGCTCTCCGGTCTGGGCCTGCGGATCCTCGTCTCGGTGGTGGAGTCGATCCCCCTGGTCGGTACGTGGCTGGTGGCGCTGGGCCTCGGCGGTGAGTTCCCCTCCGACTCGCTGATCCCGCGGCTGTTCATCACCCACGTGCTGCTGGTGCCCGCCATCCTGGTCGCCCTCGTGTCACTGCACCTGGGCATCCTGGTCCGGCAGAAGCACAGCCAGTTCCCGGGCCCCGGACGGACCGAGCACAACGTGGTGGGGTCCCGGCTGTGGCCCAGCTACACGCTGCGTACGCTCGCCCTCTTCGCCTGGGTGCTGGCGGTGCTGTTCGCCCTCGGCGGCCTGGTGCAGATCAACCCGGTCTGGCTCTACGGCCCGTTCGAGCCGGCCCAGTCCACCTCGCCGGCCCAGCCGGACTGGTACATCGCCTGGGGCGACGGGGCGCTGCGCCTCTTCCCGCCGTGGGAGTTCCGGATCGCCGGGTACCTCGTGCCGGGGCCGTTCTTCCCGGGTGTGGTGCTCGGCGCGGTCACCTTCCTCGCCCTCTACGCCTGGCCGTTCGTCGAACGCCTGCGCATCCGGGACCGCCGGGCGCACCAGCTGCTCGACCGGCCCCGCGACCACCCGGTCCGGCTGGGCGTGGGCGTCGCCGCGCTGACGTTCTACGTGGTGCTCGTGGTCGCCGGCGGGGACGACATCCTCGCCCGCCTGCTGCGGGTGCCCGTCTACGACCTGCTCGGACTGTTCCGGGTGCTGGCGCTCGTGCTGCCCGTGGTGACCGGTCTGGTCGCCTACCTGATCGCGCGGGCGCTGCGCCGCGGCGACGCCGCCAGTCTCGGCGAGCTGACCCGGGCGGACCTGCGGCGGGCCGCCGGCCGCGCCCCGGCGCCACGGGCGGACGAGGGTGGCGTCGAGATCCCGGCCCCGGACCGGCCGGGGGAGCGGGTCGAGCTGTGGCCGGACGGCGGGCTGTGGCGGTGGCGCTACCGCGACGAGGCCGGACAGGTGGCCCTCGCCGGCAGCCGCGCGGTGCGCTCCGAGGCGGAGGCGGTCGAGGCGTCCCGGCTCGCGTACCCCGGGGTCGACCGGGTGGTGGTGCCCGGCCCGCCGCCGCCCCCGCCGCCCGGCCGGGTACGCACCGCCCTGCGGCGCTGGGGCCGTGTCGCCGCCGCCGGATCGCTGCTGGTCGGCCTCCTCGTCGACCGCCGACGGCGGCGCGGGCAGCGAGGCGGGGACCGCGCACGGCCGCGCGATCCGGCTGAATGA
- a CDS encoding thiamine pyrophosphate-dependent enzyme: MQEIVGDSLARRLVEWGVDTVFGLPGDGINGLMEGFRRQREKLRFVLVHHEEAAAFMATGYAKATGRLGVCAATSGPGAIHLLNGLYDAKLDHMPVLAITGMQETSVLGAHYQQEVHTELLYQDVAAYNLMVTNPQQVPGVVDIAIRHALAMRTVAHLTFPNDVQVAAAGTDPYRHVSPGEPPTSSPVASQPPVPAGQADLARAAEVLNAGKRVAMLVGVGARHARDEIIAVAEALASPIVKTLSGKMVVPDDHPLTTGGLGLLGTRPSEELMEECDTLLMVGTSFPYGKYLPKPGQARVVQIDIDASLIGLRLPVDAAVTADARLALQQLLPMLQPRSDRSFLTKYQRERDTWRREMVALQDGSRDPIAPQYLISCVDEAATSDAILTCDSGTIATWAARHWTIRGNREFYLSGNLATMAPGLPYAVAMQHAYPGRQVIAFVGDGGFAMLMAEFLTAVRHELPIKVIINNNNAYGQILWEQIILGYPEYAVRHQQPEADFGAWARACGGYGAKVTDPKALPGVIREALAHPGPALVDCDVNPNEPPMPGKVQYDQAKHFTEAFLRGQPHKVATVATVARDKINELRS, encoded by the coding sequence GTGCAGGAGATCGTAGGCGACAGCCTGGCCCGACGACTGGTGGAGTGGGGCGTCGACACCGTCTTCGGCCTGCCCGGCGACGGCATCAACGGACTGATGGAGGGTTTTCGCCGGCAGCGGGAGAAGCTGAGGTTCGTCCTGGTGCACCACGAGGAGGCGGCGGCCTTCATGGCCACCGGCTACGCCAAGGCCACCGGCCGCCTCGGCGTCTGCGCCGCCACCTCCGGCCCGGGCGCCATCCACCTGCTCAACGGCCTGTACGACGCCAAACTCGACCACATGCCGGTGCTGGCCATCACCGGCATGCAGGAGACCTCGGTGCTCGGCGCCCACTACCAGCAGGAGGTGCACACCGAACTGCTCTACCAGGACGTGGCGGCCTACAACCTGATGGTCACCAACCCGCAGCAGGTGCCCGGGGTGGTGGACATCGCCATCCGGCACGCCCTGGCCATGCGAACGGTGGCCCACCTGACCTTTCCCAACGACGTGCAGGTCGCCGCGGCGGGGACGGACCCGTACCGGCATGTCAGCCCGGGCGAGCCGCCGACGAGCAGTCCCGTCGCCTCGCAGCCGCCGGTGCCGGCGGGGCAGGCCGACCTGGCCCGGGCGGCGGAGGTGCTCAACGCCGGCAAGAGGGTGGCCATGCTGGTCGGCGTCGGCGCCCGGCACGCCCGCGACGAGATCATCGCGGTGGCGGAGGCGCTCGCCAGCCCGATCGTCAAGACGCTGTCGGGCAAGATGGTGGTTCCCGACGACCACCCGCTCACCACCGGCGGCCTCGGCCTGCTCGGCACCAGGCCGAGCGAGGAGCTGATGGAGGAGTGCGACACCCTGCTGATGGTCGGCACCTCCTTCCCGTACGGGAAGTACCTGCCGAAGCCGGGGCAGGCCCGGGTGGTGCAGATCGACATCGACGCCAGCCTGATCGGCCTGCGGCTGCCGGTGGACGCGGCGGTCACCGCCGACGCCCGGCTGGCGTTGCAGCAGCTGCTGCCGATGCTGCAGCCCCGCTCCGACCGGTCCTTCCTGACCAAGTACCAGCGGGAGCGGGACACCTGGCGTAGGGAAATGGTCGCCCTGCAGGACGGATCCCGTGACCCGATCGCCCCGCAGTACCTGATCAGCTGCGTCGACGAGGCGGCCACCTCCGACGCGATCCTCACCTGCGACTCCGGCACCATCGCCACCTGGGCGGCCCGGCACTGGACCATCCGCGGCAACCGGGAGTTCTACCTGTCGGGCAATCTGGCCACGATGGCGCCGGGCCTGCCGTACGCGGTCGCCATGCAGCACGCGTACCCGGGCCGGCAGGTGATCGCCTTCGTCGGCGACGGCGGGTTCGCCATGCTGATGGCCGAGTTCCTCACCGCCGTCCGGCATGAGCTGCCGATCAAGGTGATCATCAACAACAACAACGCGTACGGGCAGATTCTCTGGGAGCAGATCATCCTCGGCTACCCCGAGTACGCGGTGCGGCACCAGCAGCCGGAGGCGGACTTCGGCGCCTGGGCCCGGGCCTGCGGCGGATACGGCGCGAAGGTCACCGACCCGAAGGCGTTGCCCGGGGTGATCCGGGAGGCCCTCGCCCACCCGGGTCCGGCGCTGGTCGACTGCGACGTCAACCCGAACGAGCCGCCGATGCCCGGCAAGGTCCAGTACGACCAGGCGAAGCACTTCACCGAGGCGTTCCTGCGCGGCCAGCCGCACAAGGTGGCCACCGTGGCCACCGTCGCCCGAGACAAGATCAACGAGTTGCGGTCATGA
- the ctaD gene encoding cytochrome c oxidase subunit I yields the protein MSTTTSAPVGLHGDDLARLAEHWGERPSLRAWFGTTDHKRIGRRYLVTAGFFFVLAGLSALVMRTQLARPESGVVSPQEYNQLFTMHGTAMIFLFATPMLFGFGNFLVPLMIGARDMAFPRLNAFGYWVFLFAGLFMWASVPFGAAPNNGWFAYAPLNQLQHNPGLHMDIYSLGLLFLGISTTSASINFIVTALKLRAPGMSLNRVPLFVWAIVATSFMVIFALPALNADNAMLFLDRRFGTHFFDPAGGGNVLLWQHLFWIFGHPDVYIIVMPGLGIVSAVLPAFTRRGVVGYPLIVLAIVAISIISFGVWVHHMFATGLPQLSYSFFSAASTIITIPSGLQIFAWLATMMLGRLVLRTPLLFVIGFIVTFVLGGFTGAMFALTAFDQQTTDSYFVVAHFHYVLIGGAVFPMLAGVYFWLPKITGRMYHEGLGRWAFWLVFAGMHVTFFPMHLTGLFGMPRRIYTYPSEPGWDGWNLVSTAGSYLLALGLLLVLAGVVHALLRGKPAPPDPWEADTLEWTAASPPEPYNFPVIPRVHSLHPTWDERTAESTGAGATEDRILSDGRRTLFTSELDARYERAVDMPESSLRPLLLAGALLVFFVTLLFGWYPVAVAAVLVVAATIAAWLWPPRRPEAELGVAA from the coding sequence ATGTCGACGACCACCAGCGCACCCGTTGGCCTCCACGGCGACGACCTGGCCCGGCTGGCCGAACACTGGGGCGAGCGTCCCTCGCTGCGGGCCTGGTTCGGCACCACCGACCACAAGCGGATCGGCCGGCGCTACCTGGTCACCGCCGGCTTCTTCTTCGTGCTCGCCGGCCTCAGCGCGCTGGTGATGCGGACCCAGCTCGCCCGCCCCGAGTCCGGTGTGGTCTCCCCGCAGGAGTACAACCAGCTCTTCACCATGCACGGCACGGCGATGATCTTCCTGTTCGCCACCCCGATGCTCTTCGGCTTCGGCAACTTCCTCGTCCCGCTGATGATCGGCGCCCGGGACATGGCGTTTCCCCGGCTGAACGCCTTCGGCTACTGGGTGTTCCTCTTCGCCGGCCTGTTCATGTGGGCCAGCGTGCCGTTCGGAGCGGCGCCGAACAACGGCTGGTTCGCCTACGCGCCACTCAACCAACTGCAGCACAACCCCGGGCTGCACATGGACATCTACTCGCTCGGCCTGCTCTTCCTCGGCATCTCCACCACCTCCGCGTCGATCAACTTCATCGTCACCGCGCTGAAACTGCGCGCGCCGGGGATGTCGCTCAACCGGGTGCCGCTCTTCGTCTGGGCGATCGTGGCCACCTCCTTCATGGTGATCTTCGCGTTGCCGGCGTTGAACGCGGACAACGCCATGCTCTTCCTCGACCGCCGCTTCGGCACCCACTTCTTCGACCCGGCCGGCGGCGGGAACGTGCTGCTGTGGCAGCACCTGTTCTGGATCTTCGGGCATCCCGACGTGTACATCATCGTGATGCCGGGGCTGGGCATCGTCTCCGCCGTGCTCCCCGCGTTCACCCGCCGCGGCGTGGTCGGCTACCCGTTGATCGTGCTGGCGATCGTCGCGATCTCGATCATCTCGTTCGGGGTCTGGGTGCACCACATGTTCGCCACCGGGCTGCCGCAGCTGTCCTACAGCTTCTTCAGCGCGGCCAGCACGATCATCACGATCCCGTCCGGCCTCCAGATCTTCGCCTGGCTGGCCACCATGATGCTCGGCCGGCTGGTGCTGCGGACGCCGCTGCTGTTCGTCATCGGGTTCATCGTGACGTTCGTGCTCGGCGGCTTCACCGGCGCGATGTTCGCGCTGACCGCGTTCGACCAGCAGACCACCGACTCGTACTTCGTGGTGGCGCACTTCCACTACGTGCTGATCGGCGGGGCGGTGTTCCCGATGCTCGCCGGCGTCTACTTCTGGCTCCCCAAGATCACCGGCCGGATGTACCACGAGGGTCTCGGCCGCTGGGCCTTCTGGCTGGTCTTCGCCGGCATGCACGTCACGTTCTTCCCGATGCACCTCACCGGCCTGTTCGGCATGCCCCGACGGATCTACACCTACCCCAGCGAGCCCGGCTGGGACGGGTGGAACCTGGTCAGCACCGCCGGGTCGTACCTGCTGGCGCTCGGGCTGCTGCTGGTGCTCGCCGGCGTCGTGCACGCCCTGCTGCGGGGCAAGCCGGCCCCGCCGGACCCGTGGGAGGCCGACACCCTGGAGTGGACGGCGGCCTCGCCGCCCGAGCCGTACAACTTCCCGGTCATCCCCCGGGTGCACAGCCTCCACCCCACCTGGGACGAACGGACCGCCGAGTCCACCGGCGCGGGGGCGACCGAGGACCGGATCCTCAGCGACGGCAGACGCACCCTGTTCACCAGCGAACTGGATGCCCGCTACGAACGGGCGGTCGACATGCCGGAGTCCAGCCTCAGACCGCTGCTGCTCGCCGGGGCGCTGCTGGTCTTCTTCGTCACCCTGCTGTTCGGCTGGTACCCGGTGGCGGTGGCGGCGGTGCTGGTGGTGGCGGCGACGATCGCGGCCTGGCTCTGGCCGCCGCGCCGCCCCGAGGCGGAACTGGGGGTGGCGGCGTGA
- the qcrC gene encoding cytochrome bc1 complex diheme cytochrome c subunit — translation MRRTRPAPRLPTAHPHRALAAGAVLLLAAGPAVLAPTPTPTATAGPAPTATTGPPGPGDRGSRLYLESCASCHGPQGQGTQLGPSLIDVGAASADFQVSTGRMPLTHEEQQARRGQPAFSADDIAALVDHVSSFGGGPQIPRVAPGNLGSGRELFAANCAGCHGATGAGAVLTNGWIAPPLDRATPTQVAEAIRVGPGLMPVFPSQVLSDAQVNDLTTYVGRLRGERLDRGGNPLGRLGPLAEGLVAWLVTLVLLVGAVRWLGQRAGQ, via the coding sequence ATGCGGCGTACCCGACCGGCGCCCCGGCTGCCCACCGCGCACCCGCACCGGGCCCTCGCGGCGGGAGCGGTGCTGCTGCTCGCCGCCGGCCCGGCGGTGCTCGCCCCCACACCGACCCCCACCGCGACCGCCGGCCCGGCGCCCACCGCGACCACCGGCCCACCCGGGCCGGGCGACCGGGGCAGCCGGCTCTACCTGGAGAGCTGCGCGAGCTGCCACGGCCCACAGGGGCAGGGCACACAGCTGGGACCGTCCCTGATCGACGTCGGCGCGGCCTCGGCGGACTTCCAGGTCTCCACCGGACGGATGCCGCTGACGCACGAGGAACAGCAGGCCCGGCGCGGGCAACCGGCCTTCTCGGCCGACGACATCGCGGCCCTGGTCGACCACGTGTCGAGCTTCGGCGGCGGGCCGCAGATCCCGCGGGTCGCTCCCGGGAACCTCGGCTCGGGCCGGGAGCTGTTCGCGGCGAACTGCGCGGGCTGCCACGGGGCGACCGGCGCCGGCGCGGTGCTGACCAACGGGTGGATCGCCCCACCGCTGGACCGGGCCACCCCCACCCAGGTCGCCGAGGCGATCCGGGTCGGCCCCGGACTGATGCCGGTCTTCCCGAGCCAGGTGCTCAGCGACGCGCAGGTGAACGACCTGACCACGTACGTGGGACGACTGCGCGGCGAGCGGCTGGACCGGGGCGGCAACCCGCTCGGGCGGCTGGGTCCGCTCGCCGAGGGGCTGGTGGCCTGGCTGGTGACGCTGGTGCTGCTGGTCGGCGCCGTCCGCTGGCTGGGCCAGAGGGCAGGGCAGTGA
- a CDS encoding cytochrome c oxidase assembly protein, whose protein sequence is MTLPRAHGPDAPAESLLTMLAVVAICVLAAGYGRGVHELWYRRGAGAVLPAWRVGAFGAGVLVVLAADHGPVHTLAESSFAGHMAQHMLLLLVAGPLLAAGAVGLPLSLAAPRSLRRLLARCRASPPVRRLRRPTAYAPLAGAAQMVMLWFWHLPGPYVAAVDRPAVHAAEHLCLLGTAWLFWAPVLGAARRRPPAPVTVLLLVGTMLPASALGAVLTFAPEPVYPPRVLGPDPLTDQQLAGLLMWAPMDAVVLVVALAVFLRWLLRMDRSDVPQAVARPAVAEAGSEGMA, encoded by the coding sequence GTGACCCTGCCGCGGGCCCACGGCCCGGACGCCCCGGCCGAGAGCCTGCTGACCATGCTGGCCGTGGTCGCGATCTGCGTACTCGCCGCCGGCTACGGCCGGGGCGTCCACGAACTGTGGTACCGACGCGGCGCCGGCGCGGTCCTGCCGGCCTGGCGGGTGGGCGCGTTCGGCGCCGGGGTGCTGGTGGTGCTCGCCGCGGACCACGGCCCGGTGCACACGCTGGCCGAATCCTCGTTCGCCGGTCACATGGCCCAGCACATGCTGCTCCTGCTGGTGGCGGGACCGCTGCTCGCGGCCGGCGCCGTCGGGCTGCCGCTGAGCCTGGCCGCGCCGCGGTCGCTGCGCCGGCTGCTGGCCCGCTGCCGGGCGTCGCCACCGGTACGTCGGCTGCGCCGGCCCACCGCGTACGCCCCGCTGGCCGGGGCGGCGCAGATGGTCATGCTCTGGTTCTGGCACCTGCCGGGGCCGTACGTCGCGGCGGTGGACCGGCCCGCCGTGCACGCCGCCGAGCACCTGTGCCTGCTCGGCACGGCCTGGCTGTTCTGGGCGCCGGTGCTCGGCGCCGCCCGGCGCCGCCCGCCCGCCCCGGTGACCGTGCTGCTGCTGGTGGGCACCATGCTGCCCGCCTCCGCCCTCGGCGCCGTGCTCACCTTCGCCCCGGAACCGGTCTACCCGCCGCGCGTGCTCGGCCCCGACCCGCTGACCGACCAGCAACTCGCCGGGCTGCTGATGTGGGCGCCGATGGACGCGGTCGTGCTGGTCGTGGCGCTGGCCGTGTTCCTGCGCTGGCTGCTGCGGATGGACCGCTCCGACGTTCCGCAGGCGGTGGCTCGGCCGGCGGTGGCCGAGGCCGGATCGGAAGGGATGGCCTGA
- the coxB gene encoding cytochrome c oxidase subunit II: METTAQTTPSAIRRRPRPVVSALFGLCLLTGCAGDSPSALNPGGAGASRVANLWWLLFWISVAVFVEVMALLVWALVFRRGDVRVRHGQPLRFVAIAGAAIPFVILVAVYGAGLRDLAALGAAPDRDAPTVEVTGHTWWWEVRYAGASGATANEIHIPVGERVRVRLRTDDVLHSFWVPQLMPKTDLIAGETRETWLQAERAGSYRGQCAEYCGTQHAHMAFLVVAQPRAEFDAWLARLDAPARQPQTDAERRGEQAFVQGTCAACHSIRGTGAQGTVGPDLSNVGSRWSIGAGAVPNDAGHLGGWIANSQTVKPGNAMPPQQVEAARLPDLIAYLRSLE, translated from the coding sequence ATGGAGACGACAGCGCAGACGACCCCGAGCGCGATCCGGCGGCGCCCGCGCCCGGTCGTCAGCGCGCTGTTCGGCCTGTGCCTGCTCACCGGCTGCGCCGGTGACTCGCCGTCGGCGCTGAACCCGGGCGGTGCCGGGGCGAGCCGGGTCGCGAACCTGTGGTGGCTGCTGTTCTGGATCTCCGTGGCCGTGTTCGTCGAGGTCATGGCGCTGCTGGTCTGGGCCCTGGTGTTCCGGCGGGGCGACGTGCGGGTACGCCACGGGCAGCCGCTGCGCTTCGTCGCGATCGCCGGGGCCGCGATCCCGTTCGTCATCCTCGTCGCCGTCTACGGTGCGGGCCTGCGCGACCTCGCCGCGCTCGGCGCGGCACCCGACCGGGACGCGCCCACCGTGGAGGTGACCGGCCACACCTGGTGGTGGGAGGTCCGCTACGCGGGCGCGTCCGGCGCCACCGCCAACGAGATCCACATCCCGGTGGGGGAGCGGGTCCGGGTACGCCTGCGCACCGACGACGTGCTGCACAGCTTCTGGGTGCCGCAGCTGATGCCGAAGACCGACCTGATCGCCGGGGAGACCCGGGAGACCTGGCTCCAGGCGGAGCGGGCCGGCAGTTACCGCGGCCAGTGCGCCGAGTACTGCGGCACCCAGCACGCCCACATGGCCTTCCTCGTCGTCGCGCAGCCCCGCGCCGAGTTCGACGCCTGGCTGGCCCGACTGGATGCCCCGGCCCGGCAGCCGCAGACCGACGCCGAGCGCCGCGGCGAGCAGGCGTTCGTCCAGGGCACCTGCGCCGCCTGCCACAGCATCCGCGGCACCGGAGCGCAGGGGACGGTCGGGCCGGACCTGTCGAACGTCGGCTCCCGGTGGAGCATCGGCGCCGGGGCGGTGCCCAACGACGCCGGCCACCTGGGCGGCTGGATCGCCAACTCGCAGACGGTCAAGCCGGGCAACGCCATGCCGCCGCAGCAGGTCGAGGCGGCCCGACTGCCCGACCTCATCGCGTACCTGCGATCGCTGGAGTAG
- a CDS encoding cytochrome c oxidase subunit 3: MTGRGGVVAAATGAEALSTEEPVGRPTGWWGMVMFVATEATLFACLLGSYFYLRFQFGPQWPPDGIDKPKLLIPLLMTVVLVPSSIPVVWAERGIRQGRRGRLQVGLATTMLLGLSFIGLLVKEYFDDTKLYTLTTNVYGSLFYLITGFHGLHVLVGLTMIGWLLAASLRGGSFGSHRHERVRNAAIYWHFVDTVWVAILFTIYLSPRL; this comes from the coding sequence GTGACCGGCCGGGGCGGGGTGGTGGCCGCGGCCACCGGCGCGGAGGCGCTGAGCACGGAAGAGCCGGTCGGTCGGCCGACCGGCTGGTGGGGCATGGTGATGTTCGTGGCCACCGAGGCCACCCTCTTCGCCTGCCTGCTCGGCAGCTACTTCTACCTGCGCTTCCAGTTCGGCCCGCAGTGGCCGCCGGACGGGATCGACAAGCCGAAGCTGCTCATCCCGCTGCTGATGACCGTGGTGCTGGTGCCCAGCAGCATTCCGGTGGTCTGGGCCGAACGCGGCATCCGGCAGGGCCGCCGCGGACGGCTGCAGGTCGGACTCGCCACCACCATGCTGCTCGGACTTTCCTTCATCGGCCTGCTCGTGAAGGAGTACTTCGACGACACCAAGCTGTACACCCTGACCACCAACGTCTACGGCTCGCTGTTCTATCTGATCACCGGCTTCCACGGGCTGCACGTCCTGGTCGGGCTGACGATGATCGGGTGGCTGCTCGCCGCCTCGCTGCGCGGCGGCAGCTTCGGCTCCCACCGTCACGAACGCGTCCGCAACGCCGCCATCTACTGGCACTTCGTCGACACGGTGTGGGTCGCCATCCTGTTCACCATCTACCTCTCCCCGCGGCTGTGA